TACTAGTGGATCCAAGTTGAGCAATGCATCGTTTTCATTTGTATCCGAAGAGATACTAAAGAATGAATCATTCAGTTTTGGGAGTGCACAAAGATGGCAGCAGCAGTCAGAAGACCTATTTTTGAAGAATGTTCTAAACCTATGAGGATTAATGTAGACACAACTAGCATGGAAATTCCTAGAACAATTAAAGCATTTAAGCTGTTGTCTGTTTTTTGCAATCTTTCTTTCACAAACATGACAATGAATCGGAAGTGTATTTCgatttgtattgttattatgatTCATGTTTGATTCTGGTCCAGGATTAGAGTGGACATCCCCACATTCGGTCAAGTCAATATTATAAGTGGAGATTGAATTGTGATCATATTGTACTCTACTTTTTGAGAACTTGCACTTTTTGTAAGGATGTCCCAAGAGTTTGATGTTACTATGGAGTTGTAAATACCTGGGAATATCAGACACATTATGTTTAGTAACGTGAAAGAGTGCAAACAACCAGAACAACAAGGGGATGGTAATTCTgatactggtggtactgagctattattgtttttttttatcatgtatataaatatattgtataatccgggttgtaaaatgaaaacaaacaaatgaaaatgtgtgaactattttaaaatgggatagatgataatgatgatcctgtcaagtgtataacaaaatataagaaaattaatgaaaaaaggagtaatacagaattcatatatgtaaaaatgttacttatgaactgtaacgacatttacaagttaaataatacgattttatgtaatatgagataatatgaatgtgaataaaagtggtgtttgcgccacaaaagagaaaaaaaaaggggATGGTAATTCTACGCAtcgtgcaaaaaaaaaaaaaaaaaaaaaaacctacagGCCTATGCAATACATTCTATTTTAATGCAATCAGAGAATGGAATAACCTTCCTgactatattaaacaaatttccaacacatctaaatttaaaactgaattgaaacaatattacaaaattaaacatagataaattattattgtgccattatatcagatgttttgcttatatgcttatatatttatgaaccccgtcttataatgtttgttttgttaaaattataattactatctttttagggaccacattggaattaagttgttttactttaaacgaCTTTATGTGTTTTCCCGTGCATCGTCAGACCTCCTTAATCccgccatttttatttgcttttttgatgtattttaatatttaaggtgaTTATATATGTTATTGacgtatttttaatgttatgtattgagatgccaaataaatgaaagaaagaaagaggggaatacagatcactccggccgcgcttcaattCGGCCGCACTTCAATCCGGTCGCGATTCATTCCGGCCGCAGATATGGTgcgatttatagggctataattacattataaacggcatggacctgGATGACGATATATGGGTAGGGTccagtggtatttttctgaaatgactggaccctactcgccccaacccatgtatcgtcatcccggtccatgccgtttataacgtaattataaaTAGCCCTATAAgtataaatcatacgtttatattgcattttttattttaaaaaacattaaattggagtaacgttttaaaatgccGTAAAATgccagctagacggcatggaccggggcaagtggtaccTTTCTGTAATGACTGGatcctactcgccccaacccatgtatcgtcatcccggtccatgccgtttataacgtaattatagccctatatatcatgcgtttataatgcattttttatttttaaaaaacgttaaattgtagtaactttttaaaatggcgtaaaatgacagctaatatatatttttttatatatcttataattatatgttacgatatatattttttatattcttgTCTTTTTGATGTTTATTCGTATTTTTATAAgatcttgtatttttgtatttcatgactttttatatatttttaatcgtCATACCGGTCCATGctgtttataacgtaattatagccctataaatcatgcggttatattgcattttttataataaaaacttCAATTGTAGttacgttttaaaatggcgtaaaatgatagctagacggcatggaccggggcaagaggtatttttctgaaatgaatggaccctactcgccccaacccatgtatcgtcatctcGGTCcgtgccgtttataacgtaattatagccctataaatcatgcggttatattgcattttttataataaaaacttCAATTGTAGttacgttttaaaatggcgtaaaatgatagctagacggcatggaccggggcaagaggtatttttctgaaatgaatggaccctactcgccccaacccatgtatcgtcatcccggtccgtgccgtttataacgtaattatagccctccTATAAATCATGcagttatattgcattttttataaaaaaaactaaaattgtagtaacgttttaaaattgcgtaaaatggcagctagacggcatggaccgaagaaagtggtatttttctgaaatgactggaccctactcgccccaacccatgtatcgtcatcccggtccatgccgtttataacgaagttatagccctataaatcatagccCTGGTTAGTCTAGAAGCCGtaagtataaaatcatttaattaaaatattacacataTTGCGCCCCATACATACATGTGAATGTGAATGTCGAATAAGGATAAAAAATTTGAATATCGAATAAGGAataagtaaccaacttcacgCCGGTTGTTTTGTATGTCAAAATCGGTAACGATAAGATAACAAACAGCATACGATAACACATTTgcacattaaatttaattatttcccTTTGTCATCGTTTTCGTGCACTCTGGGTGCTGTACGAATTGGTTGATGTTTCATTTCGcgatttctttcatttttttttcattatgtttTATCATGTTTCGTATTTCAAAATCGGTATACGATAACATAACAAATAACATACGATAACATAATAACGGATACTGTTGGCGAAACTGTGATAGGTATAGGCACAGATTGCATGCATATTATAATGTACACCTCGTTCGGAGTACCTTTGTATCAGTTTCATGGGCACACGAACATTCATTATATATCACGATACATAGACATTAAATACTTGAATAGTAAAACAAAATCAATGCAGTGACTTTTCTCaactttaactttttttttgttagcaACAATGAAATTAGCTCTTTTTAAACTCCGATCTTTTTTCCCAGGCAACTTCaagaaaatgtttacaatatttatcaAATGCTGCCAAGACAGCTTTACTAAGATCCATGTTAATGTCCCCCCTAaaactaaaattgttttttcattaACATTAGCATTTATAAAATATTCCCATGTTGCAGTCTCATCCAAAATTTCAAGGTCATTATTTAGCTTTACTAATTCAATCTCTCTTAGAGCttggaaattaaataaaaaatgtttttatttaataataataataataatattaattttctatTTCACCACTCTATATAGTGCAGTGGCCAGTTATTTCTTTAGACATAAAATACACGGTTATATCAAGTTAAAActtctgtttttattttctctttccaTTCCTATTCTATAATGAGTTTACTCTATTTTAACACACGATTACCATCACTGACAGAAGGTAGTTTgcattatgtattatttatttttaataaatgttatagtgtacagaaacgaatttctgattttatttgaccaaataaatCCATCGGTAGCGCCTCATAGTTGACCGTTGAATACAATACACAAAAGACACAGATGAATGCGTTCGTTTCGTTGCTACAATGTTTATCAAACGCATTCGGTTCTGGAATACGACGGCGAGAAATTCAACTTTAAACTTCAATTATATTTATCAGTTTCTGAAAGAATTAAGCTTTGAAATTTGCAATATACCCTTAATAATGAATTCCAAACAGGTGGCTGCTCTCTGGTGGTAGGATTTATTGCTCTAGTAGGTATCTGGTGGTATTTAGTAGGACCCtcctactactagtagtagtagtagtagtagtagttaacAGGCTACTTgctctttttaaaataaatccaTCCAGGCCATGTAGCCTATGTATGTGCAGTTTCATGCTTTTGTTATTGCTTTTACTTATTATAtctatgtttatttttgtaaatgttgttgCTTAACCATACCTTGATGTTAAGGTGAATGTTAATAAAATGTTGAATTTGTGCAGTGATAAAAGTAATTAGCCTTTTTTTTCCACACACCATATACTCTAGTGTcttggtatttatttaattctacAATTAAAGGGCTACTACTGTTTTTTTAAACCTAGGTCCCGACCCTAGCctatcaaatatttaaaattgtttttatttacatctttttttaatttgaaaacttTTTAGTCAAGCTGTGATAGTGGATCGAACCATGTACGTCTCCGGTCAGCTTGGTATGAATCCAGAGACTCTTAACTTAGTTCCTGGTGGAATTGGACCGGAGACAGAACAGGTAGGCCTAGTGAATGAAACAAATAAACagtcaaaaataaaattatctttTTTCAGATTCAAAGAAGTTTTGAAAAATACACTTTTAATACTACTGTACAGACGGATATCAGGAGAAGTGATCATGCCATATAGAACTAGCCCAGCTCATGATGATGTTTGCCCAATTTGTGGAAAAAGACCCCTCCCACCCCTCACCCCAAGAAAACAAATCTTGACAATAGGCTTTGAGAATTGAGCATGTTTCATgatcatcaaaaaaatgtatgcGAGGAAGATAATTAATACCAGAACAGTGcctttgataccaaatttactTCACATTTTTCTTTTAGGCTTTGAAAAATATGGGGGCTGTACTTCGTGCAGGGAATATTGACTACAGCCATGGTATGTTTGGGAAAAATATCATTTACAAAACTTAAATATagatttctatttattttaaccCATTCTAAAACTGCCTTTATGGCAATAATATACCAAAATTAGGTTCAATTTCCAAGATCTTTTAATGACCGTTTTTAGATGTTTGCCACCACGCCCCCTTTTTAATTTCGGTATGtgtttgtatgttttttacaaAACCTAACAAGCCTcttattttattgattacaGTTATAAAATGCACAGTGATGCTAGCAGATATAAATGACTTTAATGAGATGAATACTATCTATTCTAACTGTAAGTGTTTTACTTTGGCATTATATCTAATTGTCTTCAATGTCGATACCATCtgtataaaatagtttaatGATTGCCAAGGAGCAGCTTgtttgttaagctctgtttacactccCAAACTACTTCTATTCCCACTgttatcatcaccatcatctaTCCATTATACATTAAATAACATGATTGTCTTAAAAATAGTCATTACTGTATTATTGTTGTTTACCTCTCATCAATGTTCATCATCATGATTGGTGTCACCATCACCAACATGTCATAACCATCAACGTTTGATAAAAAATCAGTTCTTTTTTAATAGCTGCCTGTCTACTTTAAGAGGAGTTGATCCGGCAAATTTTcaagatattatatttataataatataatgaccTTTGATATTTATAATGACATTTAATGACATTTTACAAGCATTTAACAGACATTTTTGACAATTCTATGGAATCATTTCTGCAGAAGTTCTTTGAATTGTTGTTATCCGGTTGCATTTGGTTTTTTTGAATGACTAGATTTGAAGCAGTACTTGTTTTCTTGTCAGCAACATGTTTCATACTTTAAAATGTCGTCATCAAAAACCTGGCAGATTTAATGTTGTCAATCTTagtatatatatttactccGCTTGTTTGTATTCCAAAGtaattatatcattttaatattttagatTTTTCTGACAATCGTCCAGCTCGTGTGGCGTTCCAAGCTGGTGCACTTCCTAAGGTTAGACTAATCATTTTACCTAACATGACCCTACAGATTTAGTTTAACCTTCTATAGTAGAACCACCTAACACtgtaaatttgaattttaaaaaagtagATTACTCTTAGTcatattagggaggtttcgtcgaatatgactggtgatattcatcaacacgaatacgctttacgaatttGAAATGGGGATCAGGATCAGCTCAAAAAGTTCACAATGTGTGAATATCCATTTCCGTTATCGTATTCATAGCGCTGCGTAATCTCCCTAATGACATGTTTTCTTTATTTGTGAACAATCTTAAAATGTATACTGGACCAAATCTATACACAACTTCAGTTATTATAACACATAATGCCTGACTGGttctattattaaacaatatgtAGCTGTTATGGTTGTTGTATAATACCtaagtaatttaaataatattaatttcttgtttttctttttaggGAGCAAGAGTGGAGATAGATGCAATAGCAATGGTTGATCAGATCAAAGAAATTAATTGAAAGAATTACAAACAATCCTATGTTTCATTACAGTATTTAGTTACactgaaataaaagtttatattttgaACAAGATTTATTAAGTTTATGTTTTAGAGTTATATACTGAATTCAACCATCCCATTTACACACCACTCTGAAAGCAGTTTGTAAATCTGAAAGTTCGTAAATGATAAGTCAAGAAGAAAAACCTTATTATCAATACTaagtatcaaaatatatttatttttaatccttctatttgtttttaacataaaatacttttaaagaAACACATTTTGGACAAAATGTAGCAATGATTGAGGACCAttgttaaaatagtttataaatGTAGTTGACTAGGTTTTCAATATCCTAAATCTAATTATTTCATATCTATAGCATATTGTTATAAATGAAATCAACAAATCATGTATTATTACACTAAATTATTCTGATGGATCTAATTtactgataaataaaaacaatggcTCTGCGATATCTGTAatcttaaaataaaactaacttGTCAGACTTGAACATTCACTATTAAATCATGGATAAATGTATCGGCCGGTtcatttaagcttggttcccactgggacgtaaacgcaacttaagcgagttgaccaatgacaagtttGAATCCAtcgcttctgattggtcaactctCTTACGTTGAGTTACGTCCTTGtattgcgtctctagtgggaaccaagcttaaagcacAATCCAATTTTTGAACACCAGGTCGCCGCCCTCTATAGGTATAGTTGCAAATCTCGGATGTCGAAAGTAATACAAATTtcccaaaataaaaataatatttaaataaaaatataaatgttattgtttattctATTGAATTGTATGTGTAgacaaaaaaatgaatgaataatttgtttttattgacgAACGTATCGGAGAGTtattcaaatactgtatataaatggGTTAAAGGCAAATTAATGACAAATGGCAATGACGTGGGCATCAGACGCGTTACGTCTACGTATTGTGTTACGTCTACGCCTTGCGTTACGTCAGCGTCTTGCATTACGTGTACTATTGTGGTAAGTCTACGTCACGTCTTGCTTTATGTCAACCTCTTGCGTTACGTCTAAGTATTGCGTTACGTCTACGCGTTGCGTTCAATTGGGAATCAACCTTTAAATTAAGCTACATGTGTTTCTCTAGACACCGTAACAGAATCTGGCGGGTGTACAAAGGGCCATGCATTTGCCATTGATTCCCCCTATCCTAAAAATCATAGAGGCAATCTATTTTAATTCCAGAAAAGAAAAACCTGGAATGAATACAAAGTGTGCAGAAGCAATTAGAATATTTGCATATTGATTAGGTGTAACGTTCAGCTCGTTCTTAAGATAAACTTTAATTTGTCTCTACTATGGATCATAGAACACAAGCAGGACGTATTGATACTGCGTTGTATTTTCACCTAACAAGAAATGTAGCGTATCCTGTACATAGAAGAAAATAATagtgaaatacagtatatagtgaTACGGAGCCAACCAAGAAGAAATGGATTTGATTTGAACCAGCAAACGCGCACACGTATATTAGTCAGGTTAAAAGATGTCATAAAATAGGGTCCCGTGTGCAATTTGTGGTGAAAGTTGGGAACTTGTCTAAATATCTTTAGTGGGTCAAAATAAACCAGAAAAACGTTGTTGCCCAATCTGTAACCCCGTGGGGGGTCTTTTATGGGccttttcaaaatggcggccaaAATATTCAAATAGCTTATATCTTTGTAATGGCTGGTGTTACAGGTTTCATTATAGTATCAAATAATTcacaacatatatatttatattcactctaatacaacattttgtcaaaaaatggctgCAACTACCATTTCTGGCATTTTGACCTTGGACCTTGTCTTCTTATATCTCTGTAACCAATAAACTTTGAGAGAAAAAGTTTAATGCAAATTGTTCCGGaccaatatatttatatttgaccTAATGAACTTTTTTGTCCAAAAGTGAacagaattatttttattgacctTTCAGAGcatatatgtttatattcactctaatgaaacattttatcaaTATGTGGCCAGAAATGGCttcattgacctttgaccctgaccttCTTCTATCTCGATAACTACTGGTCATAGAAACATgtatttggtcttaaattgtttagggcatatatgtttatatagacttgccccaagtctgtattatcttttttttttatttatttgtttttatttcgaccgcgatttttgtctgaaattcaagtagtatacgtatgaaacgccatatgtgccaaattatttatctttttactaatattaagacaaaactccgtctggaacccagactaatgtttatattcactctaatgaaacattttatcaaTATGTGGCCAGAAATGGCttcattgacctttgacctcggtTTTCTTTATCTCAATTATACTGGTCACAGAAAAATAACATTTGACTGAAAATGGTCAGAATATAAAGTGaacattagagtgaatataaacatatatgctctgaacaatttaagatcAAAAACATGTCTCTATGACCAGTAGTTATCGAGATAGAAGAAGGtgaaggtcaaaggtcaataaaaatatttccaTTCACTTTTCGACAATAAAGTTCATTagatcaaatataaatatagtcGTTCTGAGCAATTTCCATTAAATTTTTCTCTCTAAGATTATTGGTTACAGAGATATAAGAagacaaggtcaaaggtcaaaatgccAGAAATGGTAGTTGcagccattttttgacaaaatgttgtattagagtgaatataaatatatatgttgtgAATTATTTGATACTATAATGAAACCTGTAACACCAGCCATTACAAAGATATAAGCTATTTGAATATTttggccgccattttgaaaaggCCCATAAAAGACCCCCCACGGGGTTACAGATTGGGTAACAACGTTTTTCTGGTTTATTTTGACCCACTAAAGATATTTAGACAAGTTGCCAACTTTCACCACAAATTGTACACGGAATACCTCTTTTAACCTGACTATATAGGTAAGTAACAACGCACTACAAGTGTTtgaattataggcctataaagtaGGCAACCGTACTTAAATAAGGCTCAATTTATCTTAAACGTTCAATTCCGGACAAATGTgtgaaaagtaaataaaaagcTCTTGTATTGCAACTTCTAGTGGCATATGAATAGTGTTCGGTGAATTATAAGACAAGTTCATGTCCCAAATGTCTATGTAATGGATGCCCATTCCGTGGAAAGTTTCACGCATCAGACGCCGGAATTCGTACAATAATACGTCACTCGTCAGCCTAGCGATTATGAATGTTTGTAAAGATTTTGAACTGTGTCTTCTTGGGTGTGGACTCTTAATAACGAATTGAGCTTGTGGACATTTTTTTCTGAAAGCAATGATCGCAGCTTTGATATGTTCTAAACGACTCAAGTAGGCTTCTTTTGTCCACACCTCGTAGTGTGCCCATGGACTTATCATAATTACGTATTCACAACTATCAGTTGGTAACGATTCTAAAAAGTCAACCTCAAACATGCCGTCACCGATTCGTTCCAAACCGTTTCCAAGAACATACGGATGAAATTGAAAGGTCAAATTAAGAAAATCTGTGAGGATAGTATAACGTTTCTTTGATAGATCTTCAGGTACATCGATATGCAGATACATCAATAACTTTTCACACCACTGTCTTGTCGTAGAGTCTCCCAGAAAGACGAGACGTTTAGTTGATGTACACTGTCCTATCATTTTTCTTGACCAACTTCGGCTCCGACAAGCAAACGAATGCCACGTATCTCTATACCAGAACCCGTCACTCAGGGGCTCAGGAGTATCTGGTGCGCACTCAGGTCGCTCTATGCTGTCCAATAACTCTCTATGGAAAGTTCTTGATGGAtctaacaaataataaatgtaaaatgtgtgATGGAAAGCGGCAATATATGCGATGTGTAATGTAACGGTTTGTTACTGTTAAACGTACCCCACCCATTCTATCACGCAGTACTCAAGTGTGTGTCGTGCATCACAACACTATGCTAACGGTTGAACACAGCCCCTTTGTAAATCtagctttttattttatttatttattttattaatttcggcAAACACAGTTATACAGacataaatacaaacaattagCTAGATTGCGCCAAGGAGTGGCAAAAGAGGCCAATAGCTTCTGTCGCCAATTAGGCGTGCCACTCCaacaaaaaaaactaaaacgaacagtaatcaatataaatatataataaaattatatggttctacaggtattttttaaaatatctttaaaatgttaaaatatctttatttattctttgaAGTGATTAGTGTTTAGTGCAATTGCATATGTTTTTGTCAATACGTACCTGATCTCATAATTTCAAATGTACTTGTTCCGTTTGTTAATTTACCAAAATTGATTTTCCTACAAAAATATAAGTAATGATTTAAATTGTAAAACTCCACATTGTATTCCACATGGTCTTAAGAAATAACTAAAATAGAACAGTGATCAAGTGAAGTTTGAACACATTTTTCTTAATAGATAACTTTGTCAAATCACTTTAAAAAAGAGTTAACAATAATGTTATGTTTTGATTTTTCTAACGATACCGTAGTCTTAATAACAAATCAAAATTGTTAGAAATACCTAAATATCAGCCTCGGAAAAAATAGCACGAGCATCATAGTTATTAACTAATGAATTAGAAAGTATCAGTAACATCTGTTTAATTGCTTTGCACTATAAAACAATCACTCACCTTTTAaataaatcttcattttttgtTAGTAATCCCGTATAAGACTTGGATAAAATTTCGTGAACGTTTCCTTTGGAGCGTATACCGTATAAAGAGGAACAAGGTAACGTTGAGGGTGGATCACACAGCATCAACGAACCTCCCATTGCTTTAGGTTGTGGATATTCACATTTGTCTTTCCATACCCCAACGTTGTGTATCCGACACAATCCATACTCTTCTTTATTACCAACTTTGTATGTAGCGTTCCATAGTTTACGTTCCTCCATAGACCAGACGGTGTGTTTGTAAAAGCTGACAGTTTCAACAGTATGAACGAGAATAATACTCAATTGTACTTTTCCATGGCAAGGTGCAAAGAAAATCGCTTCATAAGTTCCATTTTTAAAATCTAGAATTTTAGCTGCTGTCGAACAACGAGCTGTTGAAATGGTAGCGTACCAGAAATCTCCACCCAGAACACGGT
This genomic stretch from Antedon mediterranea chromosome 11, ecAntMedi1.1, whole genome shotgun sequence harbors:
- the LOC140062118 gene encoding NXPE family member 4-like isoform X1, with protein sequence MSITYLFLQPTPCFNGLQTDFKMTEYNVKLFVLVLIIGLTMLVYFNSTFPLLERTKIGNMYYSEGQYRNYSSNFYEDEKIKIPTYNSLKSTIPVPEPVFNSKGTPGSMGFTDASKTTFHIKDNNTDIHVGDFFGIIIESFDEFGRHRVLGGDFWYATISTARCSTAAKILDFKNGTYEAIFFAPCHGKVQLSIILVHTVETVSFYKHTVWSMEERKLWNATYKVGNKEEYGLCRIHNVGVWKDKCEYPQPKAMGGSLMLCDPPSTLPCSSLYGIRSKGNVHEILSKSYTGLLTKNEDLFKRKINFGKLTNGTSTFEIMRSDPSRTFHRELLDSIERPECAPDTPEPLSDGFWYRDTWHSFACRSRSWSRKMIGQCTSTKRLVFLGDSTTRQWCEKLLMYLHIDVPEDLSKKRYTILTDFLNLTFQFHPYVLGNGLERIGDGMFEVDFLESLPTDSCEYVIMISPWAHYEVWTKEAYLSRLEHIKAAIIAFRKKCPQAQFVIKSPHPRRHSSKSLQTFIIARLTSDVLLYEFRRLMRETFHGMGIHYIDIWDMNLSYNSPNTIHMPLEVAIQELFIYFSHICPELNV
- the LOC140062118 gene encoding NXPE family member 3-like isoform X2; protein product: MYYSEGQYRNYSSNFYEDEKIKIPTYNSLKSTIPVPEPVFNSKGTPGSMGFTDASKTTFHIKDNNTDIHVGDFFGIIIESFDEFGRHRVLGGDFWYATISTARCSTAAKILDFKNGTYEAIFFAPCHGKVQLSIILVHTVETVSFYKHTVWSMEERKLWNATYKVGNKEEYGLCRIHNVGVWKDKCEYPQPKAMGGSLMLCDPPSTLPCSSLYGIRSKGNVHEILSKSYTGLLTKNEDLFKRKINFGKLTNGTSTFEIMRSDPSRTFHRELLDSIERPECAPDTPEPLSDGFWYRDTWHSFACRSRSWSRKMIGQCTSTKRLVFLGDSTTRQWCEKLLMYLHIDVPEDLSKKRYTILTDFLNLTFQFHPYVLGNGLERIGDGMFEVDFLESLPTDSCEYVIMISPWAHYEVWTKEAYLSRLEHIKAAIIAFRKKCPQAQFVIKSPHPRRHSSKSLQTFIIARLTSDVLLYEFRRLMRETFHGMGIHYIDIWDMNLSYNSPNTIHMPLEVAIQELFIYFSHICPELNV
- the LOC140062120 gene encoding 2-iminobutanoate/2-iminopropanoate deaminase-like isoform X2; its protein translation is MYVSGQLGMNPETLNLVPGGIGPETEQALKNMGAVLRAGNIDYSHVIKCTVMLADINDFNEMNTIYSNYFSDNRPARVAFQAGALPKGARVEIDAIAMVDQIKEIN
- the LOC140062120 gene encoding 2-iminobutanoate/2-iminopropanoate deaminase-like isoform X1, which gives rise to MSAVVRRIITAAKDAPAAIGAYSQAVIVDRTMYVSGQLGMNPETLNLVPGGIGPETEQALKNMGAVLRAGNIDYSHVIKCTVMLADINDFNEMNTIYSNYFSDNRPARVAFQAGALPKGARVEIDAIAMVDQIKEIN